Proteins found in one Arachis stenosperma cultivar V10309 chromosome 8, arast.V10309.gnm1.PFL2, whole genome shotgun sequence genomic segment:
- the LOC130943909 gene encoding glutaredoxin-C9-like, with product MHQAIPYRSWTTHFTPQPLNIIHSQPIDDNNNNNNNKNNTLSFLFSPKKDLASKDSEKMVHDMVSENAVIVFGRRGCCMSHVVKRLLLGLGVNPAVYEVEEKDEEGVARELEAIGGGGDNNKVQFPAVFIGGKLFGGLDRIMATHISGELVPILKQAGALWL from the coding sequence ATGCATCAAGCAATTCCATACAGGTCATGGACTACCCACTTCACCCCACAGCCATTAAATATCATCCATTCCCAACCCATTGAtgataacaacaacaataataataacaaaaataataccctctcttttctcttctctcccAAAAAGGATCTCGCTAGTAAAGATTCCGAGAAGATGGTTCATGACATGGTGTCAGAAAATGCGGTGATAGTATTCGGGAGGCGGGGATGCTGCATGAGCCATGTGGTGAAGCGCTTGCTTTTGGGGCTCGGCGTCAACCCGGCGGTTTACGAGGTGGAAGAGAAAGACGAAGAAGGCGTGGCAAGAGAACTCGAAGCAATCGGCGGCGGCGGCGATAACAACAAGGTTCAGTTTCCAGCTGTGTTTATAGGTGGAAAGTTGTTTGGAGGGTTGGATCGTATCATGGCCACTCATATTTCTGGTGAATTGGTTCCCATTCTCAAACAAGCTGGGGCTCTATGGCTATGA